ATCTTCCTGGCGGTGGTGCCCGAGATCCACGTGGTCAACTCCGCCCTGCTCAAGAAGCACGAGAAGGACGGCGACTGGGGCGCGGCGTGGCTCACCAACAACGAGGCCGGATCCGGCTCGTACCAGCTGACGCGTTACGACCCGGCGATCGGGTTCCAGGCCAAGCGCTTCGCCGGCCACTTCATGCCGTGGGGACCGAAGCCCATCGACGAGATCGACTTCCGCTTCGTGAAGGAGGACAACACGCGCGTGCTCGGCATGATCAAGGGCGACTACCAGGGCACCGGCGGCTACCTGCCCAACGACCAGGTCAAGCGGCTGCGCGAGGCGTCGAACGTCAAGATCGTGGAAGCGGAGTCGATGCGGATCATGATGTTCCAGATCAACAACCAGCGCGCGCCCATGACCGACGTGCACGTGCGCCGCGCGATCAGCTACGCCTTCGACTACGACGGCTTCAACAAGGAGATCCTCGGCGGCACCGTGGAGCGCAACCCGGTGCCGATCCCGAACAACATGTGGGGCGTGCCGAAGGACGTGAAGGGCTACACCTACAGCCTGGACAAGGCCAAGCAGGAGCTCGGGCAGGCCCAGGCCAAGGTGGACCGGCCGCTCACCGTCGGGTATCTGCAGGGCTTCAGCCAGACCGAGCAGGCGGCGACCGTCATGGCCAACGGCCTGCGCAAGCTCGGGCTCGAGACCAAGATGACGAGCGAGGTGTGGCCGGCGATGGTCGAGCGGATGAAGAAGCCGGAGACCTCGCCCGACCTGGTCGTCTACTGGATCAGCACGTACTACGCCGACCCCAACAACTGGATCGGCGAGATGTTCAACTCCAAGCAATGGGGTACCTTCAAGGCCTCGAGCTTCTACAAGAACCCGAAGGTGGACGATCTGCTGGACTCGGCGCTCAAGACCACGGATCGCGCCGTCCGCGAGAAGGCCTACCAGGAGGCGGCCCGCATCGTGGTGAGCGACGCCGCCGGGGTCTGGATCTACAACACCAAGTACTTCGGCCCCTGGGCCAAGAACATCGAAGGCATCCGCTTCAGCCCCATCGGCAACGGGCAGGAGATCCGCTGGCTCTCGTACTCCAAGTGACCCGGAGGGGGGCTCTGCCCCTCATCCTCACCGGAGGGGGCCTCGACGGCCCCCTCCGGCACCTCCCCCCAGGATCGATTGCGCCGGCGGAGCCGGCGCTGGAAACGTCCTAGCTTAGCCTCCGATGAGGCTCCTCGCTCTCGCGCTGCATCGGTTGCTGTGGTTCGTGCCTACGTTGCTCGGATTGCTGGTGGTGACGTTCGTGATCTCGCGCGTGGTGCCGGCGGATCCGGTGGCGCTGGTGGCGGGCGAGACGGCGACGCCCGCGCAGATCGAGGCGCTGCGGCGGGATCTCGGCTTCGACCGGCCGCTGCC
The sequence above is a segment of the Candidatus Methylomirabilota bacterium genome. Coding sequences within it:
- a CDS encoding ABC transporter substrate-binding protein — encoded protein: IFLAVVPEIHVVNSALLKKHEKDGDWGAAWLTNNEAGSGSYQLTRYDPAIGFQAKRFAGHFMPWGPKPIDEIDFRFVKEDNTRVLGMIKGDYQGTGGYLPNDQVKRLREASNVKIVEAESMRIMMFQINNQRAPMTDVHVRRAISYAFDYDGFNKEILGGTVERNPVPIPNNMWGVPKDVKGYTYSLDKAKQELGQAQAKVDRPLTVGYLQGFSQTEQAATVMANGLRKLGLETKMTSEVWPAMVERMKKPETSPDLVVYWISTYYADPNNWIGEMFNSKQWGTFKASSFYKNPKVDDLLDSALKTTDRAVREKAYQEAARIVVSDAAGVWIYNTKYFGPWAKNIEGIRFSPIGNGQEIRWLSYSK